In Aquimarina sp. TRL1, a single window of DNA contains:
- a CDS encoding HmuY family protein has protein sequence MRTTVLLGMLLLFVGVTSCSSDDDAAPLMEVESSKASNIHAPQQGGQGKPVSGPFTKFDFKTGKITSSDQEWDIAFRGTTIIVNGGAPSGTTDEPARSGEAAAYIASGTSLAGVTSVDTSKLTQDGADGLAISTGSGEGWYTYDSTTHIVSPVVGKVLVVKTRDGRYAKLEILSYYKDAPAPADLTQEIILGSSRYYTFNYVYQPNDGVTTF, from the coding sequence ATGAGAACGACAGTTTTATTAGGAATGTTATTGCTTTTTGTAGGCGTAACTTCATGTAGTAGTGACGATGATGCTGCACCATTAATGGAAGTAGAATCAAGTAAGGCGTCTAATATTCATGCTCCTCAGCAAGGAGGACAAGGAAAGCCGGTTTCCGGACCGTTTACCAAATTTGATTTTAAAACAGGTAAGATAACTTCAAGTGACCAGGAATGGGATATTGCTTTTAGAGGAACAACTATTATCGTTAATGGAGGAGCTCCTTCAGGGACAACTGATGAGCCTGCTAGATCAGGAGAAGCGGCTGCCTATATAGCATCAGGAACCTCTTTAGCAGGTGTAACCTCTGTTGATACATCAAAACTGACTCAGGATGGAGCTGATGGTTTAGCTATTTCAACGGGATCCGGGGAAGGATGGTATACATACGATTCTACTACTCATATTGTCTCTCCAGTAGTAGGAAAAGTATTAGTAGTAAAAACCCGTGATGGGAGATATGCTAAGCTAGAAATCCTAAGTTATTATAAAGATGCACCAGCTCCGGCAGATTTAACTCAGGAAATTATATTGGGTAGTAGCAGATATTATACATTTAACTATGTGTATCAACCAAATGACGGAGTAACGACTTTTTAA
- a CDS encoding T9SS type A sorting domain-containing protein: MKKSLFLLTIILWSCANVFAQEELPHHYSKYNLEIKTNANKSGTQEASEVVTEKGATWLRLYFEEVELGANGKLTITSLLDGATQTLTANTLKEWKNSTAYFNGDKVRVTLTSGAKSGAIRLKVNELEVGEKSSTKTQCGSSDDRRASSDRAIGRIMPIGCTGWIIRNGKLVTAGHCATSRAQLIEFQVPKSNSGGSVVHPGPEDQYPIGNFVTEYTGASTDWAVFTASANSQTGKTPIQAQGKSYNVVQSNPGSTIRITGYGVDTGRDNQTQQTHSGPLSSSTNTFVRYRTDTEGGNSGSPIIDEASGNAVGVHGYGGCSRSGGSNYGVRATVSNFWRAMGLSGGGGCSDGDQVNVTFRNSTNCSLSFYRNGSSQFTISAGQSRQVSTTVGTNWQARNSGQNVDSFTINCNSTTYTASGNCGGSGDICAGVAPWRSGVSYSAGDRVTYRGYLYEKRSGRGWNRIGRCGSRALTESVTEGVVETEAFENQKFTVAPNPVAGGEIEIFLPPTVDASYEIIDLLGKTIQKGSAENTINVSGLKRGVYMIKISSEGKNQIQRIIKK, from the coding sequence ATGAAAAAATCACTTTTTTTATTGACCATAATTTTATGGTCATGTGCGAATGTATTTGCACAGGAAGAACTACCTCATCATTATTCCAAGTATAACCTGGAGATAAAAACAAATGCAAATAAGAGCGGAACACAAGAAGCTTCGGAAGTAGTAACCGAAAAAGGAGCTACTTGGTTACGATTGTACTTTGAGGAGGTAGAATTAGGTGCTAATGGGAAACTTACCATTACATCATTATTAGATGGAGCAACGCAAACACTAACAGCAAACACACTTAAAGAATGGAAAAACTCTACAGCTTATTTTAATGGAGATAAGGTAAGAGTAACATTGACTTCTGGAGCAAAATCGGGAGCAATTCGTCTAAAAGTGAATGAACTGGAAGTAGGAGAAAAGTCGTCCACAAAAACACAATGTGGATCTTCTGATGATAGGAGAGCTTCCTCAGATAGAGCAATTGGTAGAATTATGCCAATAGGATGTACAGGTTGGATTATTAGAAATGGAAAACTGGTAACAGCTGGACATTGTGCTACTAGTAGAGCACAATTAATAGAGTTTCAGGTTCCAAAATCTAACTCAGGAGGAAGTGTTGTACACCCAGGACCAGAAGACCAATATCCTATTGGAAACTTTGTAACTGAATATACAGGAGCTTCTACTGATTGGGCAGTTTTTACAGCAAGTGCCAATAGCCAAACAGGAAAAACGCCAATTCAGGCGCAAGGAAAATCATACAATGTAGTACAGAGTAATCCGGGAAGTACAATTCGAATTACGGGATACGGAGTCGATACAGGTAGAGATAATCAGACGCAGCAAACGCATTCAGGACCATTATCCTCTTCTACCAATACTTTTGTGAGATATAGAACAGATACTGAAGGAGGAAATTCAGGAAGCCCTATTATTGATGAAGCTTCAGGAAATGCAGTAGGAGTACATGGATATGGTGGATGTAGCAGAAGTGGAGGAAGTAATTACGGAGTGAGAGCTACTGTTTCAAATTTTTGGAGAGCCATGGGACTTAGTGGTGGCGGAGGATGCTCTGATGGAGATCAGGTCAATGTCACTTTTAGAAACAGTACCAATTGTAGCTTGAGTTTTTACAGAAATGGAAGTTCTCAGTTTACGATTAGTGCAGGACAATCCAGACAAGTATCGACTACTGTAGGAACAAACTGGCAGGCAAGAAACTCAGGGCAGAATGTAGATTCTTTTACAATTAACTGTAATTCCACAACGTATACTGCTTCAGGAAACTGTGGTGGTAGTGGAGATATTTGCGCAGGAGTAGCTCCATGGAGATCTGGGGTTTCGTATTCTGCTGGAGATCGAGTAACGTACAGAGGGTACTTATATGAAAAACGATCAGGTAGAGGATGGAATAGAATCGGTAGATGTGGTAGCAGAGCGTTAACAGAATCTGTAACAGAAGGGGTTGTAGAAACAGAAGCTTTCGAAAACCAGAAGTTTACAGTAGCTCCTAACCCGGTTGCAGGAGGAGAGATAGAAATATTCTTACCACCAACAGTAGATGCATCTTATGAAATTATTGACCTTTTAGGAAAGACTATTCAGAAAGGATCTGCAGAAAACACAATTAATGTATCAGGTCTGAAAAGAGGTGTTTATATGATAAAGATCTCATCTGAAGGTAAAAACCAAATACAACGAATTATTAAAAAATAA
- a CDS encoding fibronectin type III domain-containing protein, with protein MIKKALFLTLFSIALISCESESFDTTTTSGTEVTIDDQVSTICVEPKGLSTEDVTNETVNVIWEQDAIYKEQSWEVRYQKLDDNIAKNDEPIVGEEGNILNVGSNNVEIKKLESRTTYNVYVRSRCNLDTYSEWAGPIQITTL; from the coding sequence ATGATTAAAAAAGCCCTTTTTCTAACCTTGTTTTCGATCGCACTAATAAGTTGCGAATCAGAATCTTTTGATACGACTACTACTTCAGGGACAGAAGTAACAATAGATGATCAAGTGAGCACCATATGTGTGGAGCCAAAAGGTCTTTCTACAGAAGATGTAACGAATGAAACTGTAAATGTCATATGGGAGCAAGACGCTATCTATAAAGAGCAGTCTTGGGAAGTAAGATACCAAAAACTAGATGACAACATTGCAAAAAATGATGAGCCAATCGTAGGTGAGGAAGGAAATATCCTTAACGTAGGAAGTAACAATGTAGAAATAAAAAAATTAGAATCAAGAACCACTTATAATGTATATGTACGCTCTAGATGTAACTTAGATACATATAGTGAGTGGGCAGGACCGATACAAATCACAACATTGTAA
- a CDS encoding TonB-dependent receptor, whose translation MKKKGNPWSCILMTDKSMILKMKLSFIAFCFSVFQIMATSGFSQGKIQLNFEKAPISDVLHEIRNQAPYKFFYMNQEINLDQKTSIHVNNETLENVLSILFEDTNISYAIIGKQVILKKAPKKTKEVLYREIKGTVKDVNGSPLPGANIIVKGTSIGAQTDFDGNFSINISEEHTTLVISFIGFETTEVDIQGKDFINIVLKDASAQLDDVVIVGSRNPSRTATETAVAIDVIDVTEIASQGPQTSVNEILNYVAPSFTSQTQTVSDGTDHIDPASLRGLGPDQVLVLINGKRRHNSSLINVNGTVGAGSVGTDMNAIPTSAIQRIEVLRDGAAAQYGSDAIAGVINLVLKKDTGKLDLTLTTGANFSKNANQFEGGSDGEKVKIEANYGLAIGDNGGYINFSGSLSSREPALRNKDYQGGIFRGYHGAERVFAANGGIVAAMTLTDYQTASQELSYLNQDTKDQIAALDLTNEDDITSLRELLNFDADEDELAARGLSRSDFRFKVGTSKLREGKFFANMEIPVGENATVYSFGGISYRQGLAAGFYRRPAQADGRANTPAFPNGFLPNIGTDIIDKSLATGIKGKINDWNIDFSNTYGINTFDITVSNSSNGTLGVATPRTFDAGALKFMQNTTNLDTNKFHEDIFSGLNIAMGAEFKVENYAISAGEEASYTSYDINGNPVNSATPDGLLVRNNFTGSVLGGGSQVFRGYDPNNETDKFRNSIAGYIDIEADFTDKWLFSVAGRYENFSDFGDTFNYKVATRYKLSEDFSIRAANSTGFRAPSLHQQFFSRTSTVFVDNQPFEQGTFTNDSRAASLIGIAKLKEETSNSFSAGLTAKIKNLTITADAYLITIDDRIIYSGSFGNGGDPELTQVFQTAGATSARFFVNAIDTKSQGFDVVISHKASLGDEVTLKNDLSATFSKTEVEEIRVPEKIANAGLSGSFFDGQEEAFLTLAQPRAKVNLTNSLSIGNWDFLLRNVFFGEVTDPDDFNGDLRVEGTTVSDDAIYGSKIVTDLSISTSILKNLQITIGANNLLDVYPDENRAEGTAGDQFVYSRRTSQFGYSGRFLFARLNFNL comes from the coding sequence ATGAAAAAAAAAGGGAATCCCTGGTCATGTATTCTCATGACCGATAAATCAATGATCCTTAAAATGAAGCTATCATTTATTGCTTTTTGTTTTTCTGTTTTTCAAATAATGGCGACGTCCGGTTTTTCTCAGGGTAAGATTCAATTAAACTTTGAAAAAGCGCCAATCAGTGATGTCCTTCATGAAATAAGGAACCAAGCCCCTTATAAATTCTTTTACATGAATCAGGAGATTAATCTGGATCAAAAAACATCTATTCATGTAAACAATGAAACACTGGAGAATGTACTATCCATCCTTTTTGAAGATACGAATATCTCATATGCTATTATAGGAAAGCAGGTTATACTAAAAAAAGCACCTAAAAAGACAAAAGAAGTACTCTACAGAGAAATTAAAGGAACTGTCAAGGATGTAAATGGGAGTCCGCTACCTGGTGCAAATATCATTGTCAAAGGTACTTCCATAGGTGCGCAAACAGATTTTGATGGCAATTTTTCTATCAATATATCAGAAGAACACACCACATTAGTTATTTCTTTTATAGGATTCGAAACTACCGAGGTAGACATCCAGGGAAAAGATTTTATCAATATCGTATTAAAAGATGCTTCTGCTCAATTAGATGATGTTGTTATTGTAGGATCCAGAAACCCCAGCAGGACAGCTACAGAAACAGCTGTAGCAATTGACGTCATTGATGTGACAGAAATAGCCTCTCAAGGACCTCAAACCTCTGTAAATGAAATACTCAATTATGTTGCTCCTTCTTTCACCTCACAAACACAGACGGTCTCCGACGGAACCGATCATATCGACCCTGCATCCTTACGGGGACTTGGTCCGGATCAGGTACTGGTCTTAATCAATGGAAAAAGAAGGCACAATTCTTCACTGATTAATGTTAATGGAACTGTAGGAGCTGGTAGCGTTGGGACTGACATGAATGCAATTCCTACATCTGCGATACAACGAATTGAAGTATTGAGAGATGGCGCTGCTGCACAATATGGATCGGATGCTATCGCTGGAGTTATTAATTTGGTACTAAAAAAAGATACCGGAAAATTAGATCTTACCTTGACTACCGGAGCAAACTTTAGTAAGAACGCAAACCAGTTTGAAGGAGGTAGTGATGGAGAAAAGGTGAAAATTGAAGCCAATTATGGATTAGCTATCGGGGACAATGGGGGGTATATCAATTTCTCCGGTTCACTATCCTCCAGAGAACCTGCTTTAAGAAATAAAGACTATCAGGGAGGTATCTTCAGAGGATATCACGGTGCTGAAAGGGTATTCGCTGCTAATGGAGGAATCGTAGCAGCAATGACATTGACTGACTATCAAACTGCTTCTCAGGAGCTGAGCTACCTAAATCAGGATACAAAAGATCAGATTGCCGCCTTAGACCTTACCAATGAAGACGATATTACCTCGCTTAGAGAACTATTAAATTTTGATGCTGATGAAGATGAACTAGCTGCGAGAGGACTGAGTCGTTCTGATTTTAGATTTAAAGTAGGTACTTCTAAGCTAAGAGAGGGTAAATTCTTCGCTAATATGGAAATTCCTGTTGGAGAGAATGCCACTGTCTATAGTTTTGGTGGTATTAGTTATCGTCAGGGATTGGCTGCCGGATTTTACAGAAGACCAGCTCAAGCAGATGGCAGAGCAAATACACCTGCATTCCCTAATGGTTTTTTGCCTAATATAGGTACGGATATCATTGATAAATCCTTAGCCACAGGAATCAAAGGAAAAATCAATGATTGGAATATTGATTTTTCGAATACTTATGGAATAAACACCTTTGACATAACAGTGAGTAACTCCAGTAATGGAACTCTGGGCGTTGCAACCCCCAGAACCTTTGATGCAGGGGCACTAAAATTTATGCAGAATACAACCAACCTTGACACTAATAAATTTCATGAAGACATTTTTAGTGGGTTAAACATTGCGATGGGAGCTGAATTCAAGGTAGAAAACTATGCTATTAGTGCAGGAGAAGAGGCCTCTTATACCAGTTATGATATTAACGGAAACCCTGTAAATAGTGCTACCCCAGACGGATTACTTGTTCGTAACAATTTTACAGGGTCCGTTCTTGGAGGAGGATCACAGGTTTTTAGAGGATATGATCCTAATAATGAAACTGATAAATTCAGAAACAGTATTGCTGGGTATATTGATATAGAAGCTGATTTCACAGATAAATGGCTCTTTAGTGTTGCTGGGCGTTATGAAAACTTCTCTGATTTTGGAGATACATTTAATTATAAAGTAGCAACTCGCTATAAATTATCAGAAGACTTCTCGATCCGTGCAGCCAATAGTACGGGATTTAGAGCACCTTCTCTACATCAGCAGTTTTTTAGCAGAACCAGTACCGTATTTGTAGACAATCAACCTTTTGAACAAGGAACATTCACGAATGATAGCCGAGCAGCGTCCCTTATCGGTATTGCAAAACTAAAAGAAGAAACTTCTAATAGCTTTAGCGCTGGTCTTACTGCCAAAATTAAAAACCTTACCATTACAGCAGATGCATATCTGATTACTATTGATGATCGTATTATTTATAGTGGAAGCTTTGGGAACGGAGGAGACCCTGAACTAACTCAGGTATTTCAGACTGCCGGAGCAACGAGTGCTCGTTTTTTCGTTAATGCCATTGACACTAAATCTCAAGGGTTTGATGTTGTTATTTCTCATAAAGCATCTCTGGGAGATGAAGTAACCTTAAAAAATGACTTGTCTGCTACTTTCTCTAAAACAGAAGTCGAAGAAATCAGAGTTCCTGAAAAAATTGCAAATGCGGGATTGAGTGGTAGTTTTTTTGATGGACAAGAAGAAGCCTTCTTAACCCTTGCTCAACCGAGAGCAAAGGTAAACCTCACAAACAGTCTATCTATAGGAAATTGGGATTTCCTTCTAAGAAATGTATTCTTTGGAGAAGTGACAGATCCTGATGATTTTAATGGCGACCTGCGAGTAGAGGGAACAACCGTAAGTGATGATGCCATATATGGAAGTAAAATTGTAACAGATTTATCAATATCAACCTCTATTTTGAAAAACCTACAAATAACAATAGGTGCCAATAATTTATTAGATGTATATCCTGATGAGAATAGAGCAGAAGGAACTGCAGGGGATCAGTTTGTATATTCGAGAAGAACTTCTCAATTCGGGTACTCTGGTCGATTCCTTTTTGCTCGTTTAAATTTTAACTTATAA
- a CDS encoding universal stress protein: protein MKKILLPTDFSENAFNAIRYALRLYENETCTFYLLNTYTPISYHDQYLLENQQMYQLEDISRENSEKGLEIIIEKIKEEFQNPRHHFIHRSAFNTLIDEALQVIDNEGIDLIVMGTKGATGAKEIFMGTHTMYMIKKAKCPVIAVPEEYAYITPKEILFPTDYNLNTDNTALSFIKEISTNHQTKLTMLYAYYGLSLSDYQEETKVFLDEYFKENTHTFHITDGMDVIEAIEDYQKKNPIHLLAMIHNKHSFFDNLLFKPVVNQIVYHTNVPFLVIPSMERMSK, encoded by the coding sequence ATGAAAAAAATTCTATTACCAACAGATTTCTCAGAAAATGCATTTAATGCCATACGATACGCACTTCGTTTATATGAAAATGAAACCTGTACCTTCTATTTGTTGAACACATATACCCCTATATCCTATCATGATCAGTATTTATTAGAAAATCAACAGATGTATCAGTTAGAAGATATTTCAAGGGAAAACTCAGAAAAAGGACTGGAAATCATCATAGAAAAAATAAAAGAAGAATTTCAAAACCCGAGACATCATTTCATTCATAGGTCAGCCTTTAATACGCTTATTGATGAGGCATTGCAGGTCATTGATAATGAGGGTATAGATCTTATTGTGATGGGGACAAAGGGGGCTACTGGAGCAAAAGAAATTTTTATGGGCACCCATACGATGTATATGATAAAAAAAGCAAAGTGTCCCGTTATAGCAGTACCAGAAGAATATGCTTATATTACTCCAAAAGAAATCCTTTTTCCTACAGATTATAATCTGAATACAGATAATACAGCGCTTTCTTTTATCAAAGAAATAAGTACAAACCATCAGACCAAACTAACAATGTTATATGCTTATTACGGATTGTCGTTAAGTGATTATCAGGAAGAAACCAAAGTATTTTTGGATGAATATTTTAAAGAAAATACACATACATTTCATATTACAGATGGAATGGACGTAATAGAAGCAATTGAAGATTATCAGAAAAAAAATCCTATTCATCTATTGGCTATGATACATAATAAGCATTCTTTCTTTGATAATTTACTTTTTAAGCCTGTTGTAAATCAAATAGTGTATCATACAAATGTGCCTTTTTTAGTCATTCCGTCTATGGAACGAATGAGCAAATAG
- a CDS encoding universal stress protein — protein MRKILIPTDFSENAMNAFRYGAELYKYERCEFFILHAYADEVYAEEMIPDRKTFEALKNAIHKKTIQQLTEVETTLRGISPNPKHEYHKIAVFDELVDAANVLADQENIDLILMGTKGQTSHKYAIFGSNTLHLMKYVKCPVLAIPQSYGSYTQPKKILFPTNFKIPYKKRELRLLSTISKSYRSMIHMLFISDSDELSFRQEDNKLFLEDCFKENHLTFHREASESLSQAINTFIRDKAIDMLVMVNSRHSFLEYIFFQSTIDKIGLQITIPFLVMQNLPRK, from the coding sequence ATGAGGAAAATTCTAATCCCTACAGACTTCTCTGAAAATGCAATGAATGCCTTTCGGTATGGAGCAGAACTTTATAAGTATGAACGCTGTGAATTCTTTATATTACATGCGTATGCAGATGAAGTTTATGCGGAAGAAATGATTCCTGATAGAAAAACTTTTGAAGCGTTAAAAAACGCAATTCACAAGAAAACAATTCAGCAATTAACAGAGGTTGAGACGACACTTAGGGGAATCTCTCCCAATCCAAAACATGAGTACCATAAAATAGCTGTTTTTGATGAATTGGTAGATGCTGCAAATGTATTGGCAGATCAAGAAAATATCGATCTGATTCTTATGGGAACCAAAGGACAAACTTCCCATAAATATGCTATTTTTGGGAGTAATACCCTGCACTTGATGAAATATGTAAAATGTCCTGTTTTAGCAATTCCTCAATCTTATGGCTCATATACACAACCTAAAAAAATCCTTTTTCCTACGAATTTTAAAATTCCATATAAGAAGAGAGAGTTGAGACTGTTATCTACGATTTCCAAGAGTTATAGATCGATGATTCACATGTTGTTTATTTCGGATTCTGATGAATTATCCTTCCGGCAAGAAGACAATAAGCTGTTTCTGGAAGATTGTTTTAAAGAAAATCACCTTACTTTTCACAGAGAAGCCTCCGAGAGCCTATCACAAGCAATCAATACATTTATAAGAGATAAGGCTATCGATATGCTGGTTATGGTTAATTCCAGACATTCATTTTTGGAATATATATTTTTTCAGTCGACGATTGATAAGATAGGATTACAGATTACGATACCATTTCTGGTAATGCAAAACTTACCAAGAAAATAA
- a CDS encoding ATP-binding protein, translated as MIIEENSEIFKILSDAISEGIIVVNEERIIVATNTCSDDMFGYESRELVGKHLNILIPERYHIEHKQHVSNFMMNSGKRQMGRGRDLFGCRKDGKQFPVEVGLTPFHIGEKHYVMALIIDISIRKEQERLILELNDKLEQRINERTEELGKTVSELRDEVKKRKEAENKIKESLRKERELNELKTKFLSLVSHEFKTPLSGILTSATLAGKYVKTEQQEKREKHLNTIKSKIRYLDGILNDFLSIERIDSGKVNYKFTSFPLSKVVNEVLYGANMLLKSGQKITYPENIEEYIVEFDEKILELVLSNLIHNAVKYSPEDTTIDLVVRKEGKMLEFIVRDEGIGIPEKEQKFIFNRYFRAENALLNQGTGIGLNIVKSHLESLGGSISYISEENKGSTFIVQIPQ; from the coding sequence ATGATAATTGAAGAAAACAGCGAGATTTTTAAGATTCTTTCAGATGCGATTTCTGAAGGAATCATCGTAGTGAATGAAGAACGAATTATTGTAGCAACAAATACTTGTTCGGATGACATGTTTGGATATGAATCCAGGGAATTAGTAGGAAAACATCTGAATATACTGATTCCCGAGAGGTACCATATAGAACATAAGCAGCATGTGAGTAACTTCATGATGAATAGCGGGAAACGACAAATGGGAAGAGGAAGAGATCTTTTCGGTTGTAGAAAAGACGGAAAACAATTTCCGGTAGAAGTAGGATTGACCCCTTTCCATATTGGAGAAAAGCACTATGTAATGGCGTTGATTATTGATATTTCTATAAGAAAAGAGCAAGAACGATTGATCTTAGAGCTGAATGATAAGCTGGAACAACGGATTAATGAACGCACAGAAGAGCTTGGGAAAACAGTGTCAGAACTACGTGATGAAGTTAAGAAACGAAAGGAAGCAGAAAATAAGATAAAAGAATCCTTACGCAAGGAAAGAGAGCTTAATGAGTTGAAAACCAAGTTTCTTTCGCTGGTTTCTCATGAGTTTAAAACTCCACTAAGTGGCATTTTGACCTCAGCGACTTTGGCAGGAAAGTATGTCAAAACAGAACAACAAGAGAAAAGAGAAAAGCACCTCAATACCATAAAAAGTAAAATTAGGTACCTCGATGGAATTCTCAATGATTTCTTGTCTATAGAACGTATAGATAGCGGAAAAGTAAATTATAAGTTCACCTCATTTCCTTTGAGTAAAGTAGTCAATGAAGTACTGTATGGTGCTAATATGCTATTAAAATCAGGACAGAAGATCACTTATCCAGAGAATATTGAAGAATATATAGTTGAATTTGATGAGAAGATATTAGAATTGGTTTTATCTAATCTGATTCACAATGCAGTAAAATATTCCCCAGAAGATACAACAATTGATCTGGTTGTTCGAAAAGAAGGAAAGATGCTGGAGTTTATTGTTAGAGATGAAGGGATAGGAATTCCTGAGAAGGAACAAAAGTTTATTTTTAATAGATATTTTAGAGCAGAAAATGCATTACTTAATCAAGGAACAGGTATCGGTCTGAATATTGTAAAAAGCCACCTGGAAAGCCTCGGAGGTTCCATATCTTATATCAGCGAAGAAAATAAGGGGAGTACTTTTATTGTACAAATCCCTCAATAA